A genome region from Neisseria meningitidis includes the following:
- a CDS encoding leucyl aminopeptidase: MEFSTKTEILQEQQAGAQLFVCTEEAQLNHPTALALLSSLEEGQNFADTKIPTGNGLQAVAVCCLKSTGRAALNKAAAEAAKWAQNQETVNVDVHAFEEAQAAAVAEAFAIAFGNAAYRFDRYKKEAKPAKFAEAVFHSAHEAAVKEALRVAEAQVYGQSLCRDLGNAAPNECTPEFLARTAKAEAEKLGAHAKIIEKDYIKENMGSFWSVAKGSVEDPYLVELSYFGAADKEAAPVVLVGKGITFDTGGISLKPGLNMDEMKFDMCGAATVISTFCAAVKLQLPINLIAVVATCENMPSGAANKPGDVVKSMKGLTIEVLNTDAEGRLILCDALTYAEQFKPKAVIDVATLTGACIVALGHDVSGVMGNNQDLVDSLLAASYNVDDKAWQLPLFETYKDQLKSNFADIPNIGTPGAGTITAATFLSYFTEGYPWAHLDIAGTAWKSGAEKGATGRPVPLLLNYLRNL, translated from the coding sequence GTGGAATTTAGCACAAAAACCGAAATCTTGCAGGAACAGCAGGCAGGCGCACAGTTATTTGTCTGCACCGAAGAGGCGCAATTAAACCATCCGACCGCCCTTGCCCTTTTGTCTTCGCTTGAAGAAGGTCAAAATTTTGCCGACACAAAAATCCCGACAGGCAACGGTTTGCAGGCTGTTGCCGTATGCTGTCTGAAAAGCACCGGCCGCGCCGCATTGAACAAGGCCGCTGCCGAAGCCGCCAAATGGGCGCAAAATCAGGAAACGGTCAATGTGGACGTTCATGCCTTTGAAGAAGCGCAAGCCGCAGCCGTTGCCGAAGCGTTTGCGATTGCTTTCGGCAATGCCGCCTACCGTTTCGACCGCTATAAAAAAGAAGCCAAGCCCGCCAAATTTGCAGAAGCCGTGTTCCACAGCGCACACGAAGCCGCCGTCAAAGAAGCCCTGCGCGTTGCCGAAGCGCAGGTTTACGGACAAAGCCTCTGCCGCGACTTGGGCAACGCCGCGCCCAACGAATGCACGCCCGAATTTTTAGCGCGCACCGCCAAAGCCGAAGCCGAAAAATTGGGCGCACACGCCAAAATCATTGAAAAAGACTACATCAAAGAAAACATGGGTTCGTTTTGGTCGGTCGCCAAAGGCAGTGTCGAAGATCCCTATTTGGTCGAACTGAGCTATTTCGGTGCGGCGGACAAAGAAGCCGCGCCTGTGGTATTGGTCGGCAAAGGCATTACCTTCGACACCGGCGGCATTTCCCTCAAACCCGGCCTGAACATGGACGAAATGAAGTTTGATATGTGCGGCGCGGCAACCGTCATCAGCACCTTCTGCGCCGCCGTCAAACTGCAACTGCCGATTAACCTGATTGCCGTCGTCGCCACTTGTGAAAATATGCCTTCCGGCGCGGCAAACAAACCGGGCGATGTCGTGAAAAGTATGAAAGGTCTGACCATCGAAGTGTTGAACACCGATGCCGAAGGCCGTCTGATTTTGTGCGACGCGCTCACTTACGCCGAACAGTTCAAACCCAAAGCCGTCATCGACGTCGCCACCCTGACCGGCGCGTGTATTGTCGCCTTGGGGCACGATGTCAGCGGCGTGATGGGCAACAATCAAGATTTGGTCGACAGCCTGCTTGCCGCTTCCTACAACGTGGACGACAAAGCGTGGCAACTGCCGCTCTTTGAAACCTACAAAGACCAGCTCAAATCCAACTTTGCCGACATCCCCAATATCGGCACGCCCGGCGCGGGCACGATTACCGCCGCAACATTCCTGTCTTACTTCACCGAAGGCTACCCGTGGGCGCACCTTGACATCGCGGGTACGGCGTGGAAATCCGGAGCGGAAAAAGGTGCGACTGGCCGTCCCGTTCCCTTGCTGCTGAACTATCTGCGGAATCTTTAA
- a CDS encoding DNA polymerase III subunit chi, which translates to MPKATFYTHVAQVPIFTCRLIARAIRDGGRILVWSDSFGQLQELDKMLWQYEAESFIPHEIWETEEAMPSEPSVLLACGGNLPRIPEGMAVLNLSDGFWNTAPVLPARVLEIVGNSLEELADARERFTAYRRSGFAIEHHGMEGKA; encoded by the coding sequence ATGCCGAAAGCCACCTTTTACACGCACGTTGCCCAAGTTCCGATTTTCACCTGCCGCCTGATTGCCCGTGCGATTCGGGACGGCGGCAGGATACTGGTGTGGTCCGATTCGTTCGGGCAGCTTCAGGAATTGGACAAAATGCTTTGGCAATACGAGGCCGAGAGTTTTATTCCGCACGAAATTTGGGAAACGGAAGAAGCCATGCCGTCTGAACCATCCGTCCTGCTTGCCTGCGGCGGCAATCTGCCCCGAATTCCCGAAGGCATGGCCGTTTTGAACCTGTCCGACGGTTTTTGGAACACCGCTCCGGTCTTGCCCGCGCGCGTTTTAGAAATCGTCGGCAACAGCCTGGAAGAGCTCGCCGACGCGCGCGAACGCTTTACCGCCTACCGCCGAAGCGGTTTTGCCATCGAACATCACGGCATGGAGGGCAAGGCATAA
- a CDS encoding FKBP-type peptidyl-prolyl cis-trans isomerase, whose amino-acid sequence MNTIFKISALTLSAALALSACGKKEAAPASASEPAAASSAQGDTSSIGSTMQQASYAMGVDIGRSLKQMKEQGAEIDLKVFTEAMQAVYDGKEIKMTEEQAQEVMMKFLQEQQAKAVEKHKADAKANKEKGEAFLKENAAKDGVKTTASGLQYKITKQGEGKQPTKDDIVTVEYEGRLIDGTVFDSSKANGGPVTFPLSQVILGWTEGVQLLKEGGEATFYIPSNLAYREQGAGDKIGPNATLVFDVKLVKIGAPENAPAKQPAQVDIKKVN is encoded by the coding sequence ATGAACACCATTTTCAAAATCAGCGCACTGACCCTTTCCGCCGCTTTGGCACTTTCCGCCTGCGGCAAAAAAGAAGCCGCCCCCGCATCTGCATCCGAACCTGCCGCCGCTTCTTCCGCGCAGGGCGACACCTCTTCGATCGGCAGCACGATGCAGCAGGCAAGCTATGCGATGGGCGTGGACATCGGACGCTCCCTGAAGCAAATGAAGGAACAGGGCGCGGAAATCGATTTGAAAGTCTTTACCGAAGCCATGCAGGCAGTGTATGACGGCAAAGAAATCAAAATGACCGAAGAGCAGGCTCAGGAAGTCATGATGAAATTCCTTCAGGAACAACAGGCTAAAGCCGTAGAAAAACACAAGGCGGACGCGAAGGCCAATAAAGAAAAAGGCGAAGCCTTTCTGAAAGAAAATGCCGCCAAAGACGGCGTGAAGACCACTGCTTCCGGCCTGCAATACAAAATCACCAAACAGGGCGAAGGCAAACAGCCGACCAAAGACGACATCGTTACCGTGGAATACGAAGGCCGCCTGATTGACGGTACGGTATTCGACAGCAGCAAAGCCAACGGCGGCCCGGTCACCTTCCCTTTGAGCCAAGTGATTCTGGGTTGGACCGAAGGCGTACAGCTTCTGAAAGAAGGCGGCGAAGCCACGTTCTACATCCCGTCCAACCTTGCCTACCGCGAACAGGGTGCGGGCGACAAAATCGGCCCGAACGCCACTTTGGTATTTGATGTGAAACTGGTCAAAATCGGCGCACCCGAAAACGCGCCCGCCAAGCAGCCGGCTCAAGTCGACATCAAAAAAGTAAATTAA
- the purN gene encoding phosphoribosylglycinamide formyltransferase, whose protein sequence is MKNIVILISGRGSNMQAIVNAAIPNVRIAAVLSNSETAAGLQWAAGQGIPTDSLNHKNFESRLAFDTAMMEKIDAYQPDLVVLAGFMRILTPEFCAHYEGRLMNIHPSVLPSFTGLHTHERALEAGCRVAGCTIHFVTAELDCGPIVSQGIVPILDGDTADDVAARVLAVEHKLYPKAVADFAAGRLIIEGNRVRNSENADAARFLTA, encoded by the coding sequence ATGAAAAACATCGTCATCCTGATTTCCGGACGCGGCAGCAATATGCAGGCAATCGTCAATGCCGCCATTCCCAACGTCCGTATTGCCGCCGTGTTGAGCAACAGCGAAACGGCTGCCGGTTTGCAATGGGCGGCCGGTCAGGGTATTCCGACCGACAGCCTGAATCATAAAAACTTTGAATCACGACTTGCCTTCGATACCGCCATGATGGAAAAAATCGACGCATATCAACCCGACTTGGTGGTTTTGGCAGGTTTTATGCGGATTCTGACCCCTGAGTTCTGTGCCCATTACGAAGGCAGGCTGATGAACATTCACCCGTCCGTCCTGCCCTCGTTTACCGGACTTCATACGCACGAACGCGCTTTGGAGGCGGGCTGCCGCGTTGCCGGCTGCACCATCCATTTCGTTACTGCCGAACTGGATTGCGGCCCGATTGTATCGCAAGGGATTGTGCCGATACTCGACGGCGATACGGCAGACGATGTTGCCGCCCGGGTTTTGGCTGTTGAGCATAAACTTTATCCGAAAGCCGTTGCCGATTTTGCCGCCGGCCGCCTGATTATCGAGGGAAACCGCGTCAGAAATTCGGAAAACGCCGATGCCGCCCGTTTCCTGACGGCGTAA
- a CDS encoding DUF3108 domain-containing protein, producing the protein MMKTFKNIFSAAILSAALPCAYAAGLPQSAVLHYSGSYGIPATMTFERSGNAYKIVSTIKVPLYNIRFESGGTVVGNTLHPTYYRDIRRGKLYAEAKFADGSVTYGKAGESKTEQSPKAMDLFTLAWQLAANDAKLPPGLKITNGKKLYSVGGLNKAGTGKYSIGGVETEVVKYRVRRGDDAVMYFFAPSLNNIPAQIGYTDDGKTYTLKLKSVQINGQAAKP; encoded by the coding sequence ATGATGAAGACTTTTAAAAATATATTTTCCGCCGCCATTTTGTCCGCCGCCCTGCCGTGCGCGTATGCGGCAGGGCTGCCCCAATCCGCCGTGCTGCACTATTCCGGCAGCTACGGCATTCCCGCCACGATGACATTTGAACGCAGCGGCAATGCTTACAAAATCGTTTCGACGATTAAAGTGCCGCTATACAATATCCGTTTCGAGTCCGGCGGTACGGTTGTCGGCAATACCCTGCACCCTACCTACTATAGAGACATACGCAGGGGCAAACTGTATGCGGAAGCCAAATTCGCCGACGGCAGCGTAACCTACGGCAAAGCGGGCGAGAGCAAAACCGAGCAAAGCCCCAAGGCTATGGATTTGTTCACGCTTGCCTGGCAGTTGGCGGCAAATGACGCGAAACTCCCCCCGGGGCTGAAAATCACCAACGGCAAAAAACTTTATTCCGTCGGCGGTTTGAATAAGGCGGGTACAGGAAAATACAGCATAGGCGGCGTGGAAACCGAAGTCGTCAAATATCGGGTGCGGCGCGGCGACGATGCGGTAATGTATTTCTTCGCACCGTCCCTGAACAATATTCCGGCACAAATCGGCTATACCGACGACGGCAAAACCTATACGCTGAAACTCAAATCGGTGCAGATCAACGGCCAGGCAGCCAAACCGTAA
- a CDS encoding OsmC family protein, translated as MQVTSKWIDGMCFVGTTEGGHSVVMEGSAAEGAAKRGPSPLEMLLLGVAGCSSIDVVMIAEKQRQKVTDCRATVTAKRADDAPRVFTEIHIHFKVFGHDLKESAIERAVQMSAEKYCSASIMLGKAAKITHSFEIAGADK; from the coding sequence ATGCAGGTTACATCAAAATGGATAGACGGAATGTGCTTTGTCGGAACAACGGAAGGCGGGCACAGCGTCGTTATGGAGGGGTCGGCGGCAGAAGGTGCGGCCAAGCGCGGGCCCAGCCCTTTGGAAATGCTGCTGTTGGGCGTGGCGGGCTGTTCGAGCATCGATGTGGTGATGATTGCCGAAAAACAGCGTCAGAAAGTGACTGACTGCCGTGCGACGGTTACGGCGAAACGGGCGGACGATGCGCCGCGCGTGTTTACCGAAATCCACATCCATTTCAAAGTATTCGGGCATGATTTGAAAGAATCGGCCATTGAGCGCGCCGTTCAGATGTCTGCCGAAAAATACTGTTCGGCTTCGATTATGTTGGGCAAAGCGGCAAAGATTACCCACAGTTTTGAAATTGCCGGGGCAGATAAATAG
- a CDS encoding GntR family transcriptional regulator, with protein MNFENDDIIHAPTTSSLILEERHDSELFRVYALILDGITDQVLLPGKKLTESELCRQMVCSRNTVRGALSLLAHDKIVDLQPNRGAFVHVPDLKEMQDVFNARIEMETMILNILADLPDLETRLKPLYAMIRREEEASGRGDRVGWNRLSNAFHVELARLVGNDVLFDIMNTLCARSSLIVAVAGVHREEKHAINTHTHSEHREILDLLLAGRRNRVVKILRRHLGNCMERLEKTLED; from the coding sequence ATGAACTTTGAAAACGACGACATTATCCATGCGCCGACCACGTCTTCCCTGATTCTCGAAGAGCGGCACGATTCGGAGCTGTTCCGTGTTTACGCCCTGATTTTGGACGGCATTACCGATCAGGTGCTGCTGCCTGGCAAAAAGCTGACCGAATCCGAACTTTGCCGCCAGATGGTGTGTTCGCGCAACACCGTCCGCGGCGCGCTGTCGCTTTTGGCGCACGACAAGATTGTCGATTTGCAACCCAACAGGGGCGCGTTCGTCCACGTTCCCGATTTGAAAGAAATGCAGGATGTGTTCAATGCGCGCATCGAAATGGAGACGATGATTTTGAATATCCTCGCAGATTTGCCGGATTTGGAAACGCGCCTCAAGCCGCTTTATGCGATGATACGGCGCGAAGAAGAGGCCTCCGGCAGGGGAGACCGCGTTGGCTGGAACCGCCTGTCCAATGCCTTTCACGTCGAACTGGCGCGCCTGGTGGGCAACGATGTGCTGTTCGACATTATGAACACGCTGTGCGCGCGGTCTTCCCTGATTGTCGCCGTGGCGGGCGTGCATCGCGAGGAAAAACACGCCATCAATACGCATACGCATTCCGAACACCGCGAAATCCTCGACCTGCTGCTGGCGGGCAGGCGCAACCGCGTGGTCAAAATCCTGCGCCGCCATTTGGGCAACTGTATGGAGCGTTTGGAAAAGACTTTGGAAGATTGA
- a CDS encoding lysine exporter LysO family protein translates to MDSLMTLLSVLIPMFAGFFIRVPKPYLPALDKVLSVLVYAVLLLIGVSLSRVEDLGSRLDDMALTVLWLFVCTVGANLLALAVLGKLFPWRIKGKGKGVSVGVSGSVGQLGCVLLGFASGKLMRDIWMPSENAGMYCLMLLVLLIGVQLKSSGVSLRQVLVNRRGIRLSVWFMLSSLSGGLLFAASADGVSWVKGLAMASGFGWYSLSGLVMTEAYGAVWGSIALLNDLARELFALAFIPLLMKRFPDAAVGVGGATSMDFTLPVIRGAGGLEAVPVAVSFGVVVNIAAPFLMVVFSALG, encoded by the coding sequence ATGGACAGCCTGATGACGTTGCTTTCGGTATTGATACCGATGTTTGCCGGATTTTTTATCCGTGTGCCCAAGCCTTACCTGCCCGCTTTGGATAAGGTGCTATCGGTCTTGGTGTATGCTGTGCTGCTGCTGATCGGCGTCTCGTTGTCGCGCGTGGAGGATTTGGGTTCGCGGTTGGACGATATGGCGTTGACGGTTCTGTGGCTGTTTGTTTGTACGGTCGGGGCGAACCTGCTTGCTTTGGCAGTGTTGGGAAAGTTATTCCCGTGGCGGATAAAGGGGAAAGGGAAGGGCGTTTCGGTCGGTGTGTCGGGCAGTGTGGGGCAGCTCGGATGCGTGCTGCTCGGATTTGCATCCGGCAAACTGATGCGCGATATTTGGATGCCGTCTGAAAACGCGGGTATGTATTGTCTGATGCTGCTGGTGCTCCTCATCGGCGTACAGCTCAAAAGCAGCGGCGTATCGTTGCGGCAGGTTTTGGTCAACCGCAGGGGTATTCGGTTGTCGGTCTGGTTTATGCTTTCATCTCTTTCAGGCGGGCTGCTGTTTGCCGCATCGGCAGACGGTGTGTCGTGGGTGAAAGGTTTGGCGATGGCTTCCGGCTTCGGTTGGTATTCCCTCTCGGGTTTGGTGATGACCGAGGCTTACGGCGCGGTATGGGGCAGTATCGCGCTTTTGAACGATTTGGCACGAGAGCTGTTCGCGCTGGCATTTATTCCGCTGCTGATGAAGCGTTTTCCCGATGCGGCAGTGGGGGTCGGCGGCGCGACCAGTATGGATTTCACATTGCCCGTGATTCGGGGTGCGGGCGGCTTGGAAGCCGTACCGGTAGCGGTCAGCTTCGGCGTGGTGGTCAATATCGCCGCTCCGTTTCTGATGGTGGTGTTTTCCGCTTTGGGCTGA
- a CDS encoding DeoR/GlpR family DNA-binding transcription regulator encodes MKPKIQRHGEILSLVRRHQFMSVDELAAALDVTPQTIRRDIRELEDAGSLKRHHGGASSGGNLPEGLPASRQIQCQNEKNAIARLIAEHIPDESSLFVSIGTTMEAVASELVRRRGSLRIITNNIHVASIVSARTDYTVIITSGVVRPLDGGITGVATVDFINQFKVDYAVMSTHGVESDGSLLDDDYKEVSVMQAMIANARVRFLGVDHSKFRSNALVRLGDITAFDKVFTDRLPDTAMQKMLKEAGVECLIADAV; translated from the coding sequence ATGAAACCGAAAATCCAAAGGCACGGAGAGATTTTAAGCCTTGTCCGCCGGCATCAGTTTATGTCGGTGGACGAGCTTGCCGCCGCATTGGACGTTACCCCGCAGACGATACGCCGCGACATCCGCGAATTGGAGGATGCTGGCAGCCTGAAACGCCACCACGGCGGCGCATCCTCGGGCGGAAACTTGCCGGAGGGGCTGCCTGCCAGCCGCCAAATTCAATGTCAAAACGAAAAAAACGCCATTGCCCGGCTGATTGCGGAACATATTCCCGACGAGTCATCGCTGTTTGTCAGTATCGGCACGACGATGGAAGCCGTGGCATCGGAGCTGGTGAGACGGCGCGGCAGCCTGCGGATTATTACCAACAATATCCACGTCGCCTCCATCGTTTCGGCGCGGACGGATTACACGGTCATCATCACTTCCGGAGTCGTCCGCCCTTTGGACGGCGGCATTACCGGCGTGGCAACCGTCGATTTTATCAACCAGTTCAAAGTCGATTATGCCGTGATGAGTACGCACGGCGTGGAAAGCGACGGTTCGCTTTTGGACGACGACTACAAAGAAGTCAGCGTGATGCAGGCGATGATTGCCAACGCGCGCGTCCGCTTCCTCGGCGTGGACCACAGTAAATTCCGCAGCAACGCGCTGGTCAGGCTCGGCGACATTACGGCGTTTGACAAAGTATTTACCGACCGGCTGCCCGATACCGCGATGCAGAAGATGCTGAAAGAGGCGGGGGTGGAATGCCTGATTGCCGATGCCGTCTGA
- a CDS encoding glutamine--tRNA ligase/YqeY domain fusion protein yields the protein MLNKDQFADNHFIRTIIEDDLKSGKHEAVQTRFPPEPNGYLHIGHAKSICLNFGLAYIYDGLCNLRFDDTNPEKENDEYVNAIKEDVEWLGFHWAGEPRFASNYFDQLYDYAVGLIKDGKAYVDDLTPEEMREYRGTLTEAGKNSPYRDRSVEENLDLFTRMKNGEFPDGSKTLRLKIDMASGNINMRDPVIYRIRRAHHHNTGDKWCIYPMYDYTHCISDAIEGITHSLCTLEFEAHRPLYDWVLDNIHAPHATRPRQYEFSRLELLYTITSKRKLNQLVVEKHVSGWDDPRMPTISGMRRRGYTPEGLRLFAKRAGISKSENIVDMSVLEGAIREELENSAPRLMAVLNPLKVTLTNFEAGRTQSRRAAFHPNHEEMGEREVPISQTIYIEADDFAENPPKGFKRLIPGGEVRLRHGYVIKCDEVVKDEAGNVVELKCSIDHDTLGKNPEGRKVKGVIHWVSAEHAAEIKVRLYDRLFTIERPDAVRGEDGEYLPFTDFLNPESVKEITAYAEPAAKDLPAESRWQFERIGYFVTDRKDHGKDTPVFNRTVTLKDSWQPK from the coding sequence ATGCTCAATAAAGACCAATTTGCGGACAACCATTTTATCCGCACCATCATCGAAGACGACCTCAAAAGCGGCAAACACGAAGCCGTCCAAACCCGTTTTCCGCCGGAGCCCAACGGTTACCTGCACATCGGACACGCCAAATCCATCTGCCTGAACTTCGGTTTGGCGTATATTTACGACGGCTTGTGCAACCTGCGTTTTGACGATACCAACCCCGAAAAAGAAAACGACGAATACGTCAACGCCATCAAAGAAGATGTCGAGTGGCTCGGTTTCCATTGGGCGGGCGAGCCGCGTTTCGCTTCCAACTATTTCGACCAGCTTTATGACTACGCCGTCGGTTTGATTAAAGACGGCAAAGCGTATGTCGATGATTTGACGCCCGAAGAAATGCGCGAATACCGCGGTACGCTGACCGAAGCGGGTAAAAACAGCCCTTACCGCGACCGCAGCGTCGAAGAAAACCTCGACCTGTTCACACGCATGAAAAACGGCGAGTTCCCCGACGGCAGCAAAACCCTGCGCCTGAAAATCGACATGGCATCGGGCAACATCAATATGCGCGACCCCGTCATCTACCGCATCCGCCGCGCCCATCACCACAACACCGGCGACAAATGGTGTATCTACCCGATGTACGACTACACGCATTGCATCTCCGATGCCATCGAAGGCATCACGCATTCCTTGTGTACGCTCGAATTTGAAGCACACCGTCCGCTGTACGACTGGGTGTTGGATAACATCCACGCGCCGCATGCCACCCGTCCGCGCCAATACGAGTTTTCCCGTTTGGAGCTTTTGTACACCATTACCTCCAAACGGAAATTGAATCAGTTGGTTGTGGAAAAACACGTTTCCGGCTGGGACGATCCGCGTATGCCGACTATTTCCGGTATGCGCCGACGCGGCTACACGCCCGAAGGCCTGCGTCTGTTTGCCAAACGCGCCGGTATTTCCAAATCTGAAAACATCGTCGATATGAGCGTGTTGGAAGGCGCGATTCGCGAAGAGTTGGAAAATTCCGCCCCACGCCTGATGGCGGTGTTGAACCCGCTCAAAGTGACCCTGACCAACTTTGAAGCCGGCAGAACCCAAAGCCGCCGTGCCGCGTTCCATCCGAACCACGAGGAAATGGGCGAGCGCGAAGTACCTATTTCACAAACCATCTATATTGAAGCCGACGACTTTGCCGAAAATCCGCCCAAAGGCTTCAAACGCCTGATTCCCGGCGGCGAAGTACGCTTGCGCCACGGCTATGTCATCAAGTGCGATGAAGTCGTCAAAGACGAAGCAGGCAATGTGGTTGAACTCAAATGCAGCATCGACCACGACACCTTGGGCAAAAATCCAGAAGGCCGTAAAGTTAAAGGCGTGATTCATTGGGTTTCCGCCGAACACGCCGCCGAAATCAAAGTCCGTCTGTACGACCGCCTCTTTACCATCGAGCGTCCCGATGCCGTGCGCGGCGAAGACGGCGAATACCTGCCGTTCACCGATTTCCTCAATCCGGAATCCGTCAAGGAAATCACCGCCTACGCCGAACCTGCCGCCAAAGATTTGCCGGCAGAAAGCCGTTGGCAGTTCGAGCGTATCGGCTACTTCGTAACCGACCGTAAAGACCACGGCAAAGACACGCCGGTGTTTAACCGCACGGTCACGCTGAAAGATTCTTGGCAGCCTAAGTAA
- the gshB gene encoding glutathione synthase, with the protein MKVLFIADPMASFKTYKDTTYAMMREMAKRGWRLFHTLSGELSVKNGLVVADASAFEFLGAQDDHDKNWFAAADKVQTALKAFDAVIMRTDPPFDMQYLYATQLLTLAEQQGAKVFNSGQSMRDFNEKLAILNFSRFTAPTLVTTRSADVRAFLKEHGDIIIKPLDGMGGMGIFRLTEKDPNIGSILETLMRLDSRTIMAQRYIPEIVHGDKRILIIGGEVVPYALARIPQNGETRGNLAAGGRGVAQELDGRDREIAETLAPELKRRGILLAGLDVIGSNLTEVNVTSPTGFQEIMKQKGFDVAAMFADAVAAWSVR; encoded by the coding sequence ATGAAAGTCCTCTTTATCGCCGACCCGATGGCAAGTTTCAAAACCTACAAAGACACCACCTACGCCATGATGCGCGAGATGGCAAAACGCGGTTGGCGGCTGTTTCATACCTTGAGCGGGGAATTGTCGGTTAAAAACGGTCTGGTGGTTGCTGATGCGTCTGCTTTTGAGTTTCTCGGCGCACAAGACGACCACGACAAAAACTGGTTTGCCGCCGCCGACAAAGTTCAGACGGCATTGAAAGCATTTGATGCCGTGATTATGCGTACCGATCCGCCGTTCGATATGCAATACCTCTACGCCACCCAATTACTGACGCTGGCGGAACAGCAGGGCGCGAAAGTCTTTAACAGCGGACAGTCGATGCGTGACTTCAATGAAAAACTGGCGATTTTGAACTTCAGCCGCTTTACCGCGCCCACGCTGGTAACGACCCGTTCCGCCGATGTCCGCGCATTTTTGAAAGAACACGGCGACATTATCATCAAACCGCTGGACGGTATGGGCGGTATGGGTATTTTCCGCCTGACCGAAAAAGACCCCAACATCGGCAGCATCCTCGAAACCCTGATGCGGCTTGATTCCCGCACCATTATGGCGCAACGCTACATTCCCGAAATCGTACACGGTGACAAACGCATCCTGATTATCGGCGGCGAAGTCGTCCCCTATGCTTTGGCGCGTATCCCGCAAAACGGCGAAACACGCGGCAACCTTGCGGCAGGCGGACGCGGCGTGGCGCAGGAATTGGACGGACGCGACCGCGAAATTGCCGAAACGCTCGCCCCCGAACTCAAACGGCGCGGCATCCTGCTGGCCGGTTTGGACGTTATCGGCAGCAACCTGACCGAAGTCAACGTAACCAGCCCGACCGGATTCCAAGAAATTATGAAACAAAAAGGTTTCGACGTGGCGGCAATGTTTGCCGATGCCGTTGCCGCGTGGTCGGTACGTTAA
- a CDS encoding diacylglycerol kinase, which yields MEPSSYAAEKKGKGGIRRVINAFGYSIDGIAAAYRYEAAFRQVLWLNVLLVCAAFFWVSETAVRLPLIIASFVSVIVELFNTAVEAAVDHTSTEKHELAKLAKDAGSAAQLFAMLMLAAVWLSALFG from the coding sequence ATGGAACCTTCTTCTTACGCGGCAGAAAAAAAAGGCAAAGGCGGCATCAGGCGCGTCATTAACGCATTCGGCTATTCGATAGACGGCATCGCCGCCGCCTACCGTTACGAAGCGGCATTCCGTCAGGTTTTGTGGCTGAACGTACTGCTGGTGTGCGCGGCATTTTTTTGGGTTTCCGAAACCGCCGTCCGCCTGCCGTTGATTATCGCGTCTTTTGTGTCGGTCATTGTCGAACTGTTCAACACCGCCGTCGAAGCTGCCGTCGATCATACTTCGACCGAAAAACACGAGCTGGCCAAACTCGCCAAAGACGCAGGTTCTGCCGCACAATTGTTCGCGATGCTGATGTTGGCGGCGGTTTGGCTGTCTGCCCTGTTCGGGTAA
- a CDS encoding copper chaperone PCu(A)C produces the protein MKKLLAAVMMAGLAGAVSAAGVHVEDGWARTTVEGMKIGGAFMKIHNDEAKQDFLLGGSSPVADRVEVHTHINDNGVMRMREVKGGVPLEAKSVTELKPGSYHVMFMGLKKQLKEGDKIPVTLKFKNAKAQTVQLEVKIAPMSAMDHGHHHGEAHQH, from the coding sequence ATGAAAAAATTATTGGCGGCCGTGATGATGGCAGGTTTGGCAGGCGCGGTTTCCGCCGCCGGAGTCCACGTTGAGGACGGCTGGGCGCGCACCACCGTCGAAGGTATGAAAATAGGCGGCGCGTTCATGAAAATCCACAACGACGAAGCCAAACAAGACTTTTTGCTCGGCGGAAGCAGCCCCGTTGCCGACCGCGTCGAAGTGCATACCCACATCAACGACAACGGCGTGATGCGGATGCGCGAAGTCAAAGGCGGCGTGCCTTTGGAGGCGAAATCCGTTACCGAACTCAAGCCCGGCAGCTATCACGTGATGTTTATGGGTTTGAAAAAACAATTAAAAGAGGGCGACAAGATTCCCGTTACCCTGAAATTTAAAAACGCCAAAGCGCAAACCGTCCAACTGGAAGTCAAAATCGCGCCGATGTCGGCAATGGACCACGGTCATCACCACGGCGAAGCGCATCAGCACTAA